In one window of Synechococcus sp. M16CYN DNA:
- the der gene encoding ribosome biogenesis GTPase Der, translating to MVRPVIAIIGRPNVGKSTLVNRLCCSRKAIVHNQPGLTRDRTYQDGYWGNREFKVVDTGGLVFDDDSEFLPEIRKQAILALEEATVALFIVDGKQGLTAADESIATFLRQQRCPKLLAVNKCESPEQGLAMAAEFWSLGLGEPYPISAIHGAGTAEMLDQVLTFLPVKGQECNQEDSVQIAIIGRPNVGKSSLLNAICGEQRAIVSSIRGTTRDAIDTNVLHENRLWRLIDTAGIRRRSSVKYGPEFFSINRSFKAIERSDVCVLVIDALDGVTEQDQRLAGFIKEDGRACIVVVNKWDAVEKDSHTMSVTEKNLRAKLYFLDWAPVLFTSALTGQRVASIFALAALAVEQHRRRVNTSVVNEVLEEALSWRSPPTTSGGRQGKLYYGTQVASSPPSFTLFVNDPKLFSDTYRRYVERHIREELGFDGTPLKLFWRGKRQRDAERDLAWRHNHKG from the coding sequence TTGGTGCGTCCTGTCATTGCAATTATTGGGCGTCCTAATGTCGGTAAGTCCACTCTCGTGAACAGACTTTGTTGCAGTCGCAAGGCTATTGTCCACAATCAGCCGGGGCTGACTCGAGATCGTACCTATCAGGATGGTTACTGGGGAAACCGCGAGTTTAAGGTTGTGGATACTGGTGGTTTGGTGTTTGACGATGACAGTGAGTTCTTGCCCGAAATTCGTAAGCAGGCAATCCTAGCATTGGAAGAAGCTACTGTTGCTTTGTTTATCGTTGATGGAAAACAAGGTCTTACCGCCGCTGATGAATCAATTGCTACATTTCTGCGTCAACAACGTTGCCCAAAGTTATTGGCAGTTAATAAATGTGAATCGCCAGAGCAGGGCTTAGCGATGGCAGCTGAATTTTGGTCTTTAGGTCTTGGTGAACCCTACCCGATCTCAGCTATTCACGGAGCAGGGACTGCTGAGATGTTGGATCAAGTTCTTACTTTCCTACCGGTAAAGGGTCAGGAATGTAATCAAGAAGATTCTGTTCAGATAGCCATCATTGGGCGTCCAAATGTGGGTAAATCAAGCCTTTTAAACGCAATTTGTGGAGAGCAACGTGCTATCGTCAGTTCTATTCGTGGCACCACGCGCGACGCGATTGATACCAACGTTCTTCATGAGAACCGCTTATGGCGACTTATTGATACCGCGGGAATTCGACGACGCAGCAGTGTGAAGTACGGTCCTGAGTTTTTCAGTATTAATCGTAGTTTTAAAGCGATTGAACGTAGTGATGTGTGTGTCTTGGTGATTGATGCTCTTGATGGGGTGACTGAACAGGACCAACGCTTGGCAGGATTTATTAAGGAAGATGGTCGGGCTTGTATTGTTGTTGTTAATAAATGGGACGCTGTAGAAAAGGACAGTCATACAATGTCGGTCACCGAAAAAAACTTAAGGGCAAAGCTTTACTTCCTTGACTGGGCACCAGTCCTCTTTACATCCGCCCTCACCGGACAACGAGTTGCAAGCATTTTTGCTTTGGCAGCCTTGGCAGTAGAACAGCATCGACGACGTGTGAATACTTCAGTCGTGAATGAGGTGCTAGAAGAAGCCCTCAGCTGGCGTTCGCCACCTACTACAAGTGGAGGGCGACAAGGAAAACTTTATTATGGTACCCAGGTTGCTAGTAGTCCCCCCAGCTTCACGTTGTTTGTGAATGATCCCAAGTTGTTTAGTGATACTTACCGCCGTTACGTGGAACGCCACATTCGTGAGGAACTTGGTTTTGACGGCACGCCGTTAAAATTGTTTTGGCGTGGTAAACGGCAACGAGATGCTGAGCGGGATTTAGCCTGGCGGCATAATCATAAAGGCTGA
- a CDS encoding precorrin-2 C(20)-methyltransferase: MGIGPGDPSLLTLAAVKAIKTSEVIAYPVARPNTHNRMAAKIADRWIRQDHQHLPLLFPMVDEAETRQRAWTIAAYTLQDLVAHGKRVVLLCEGDSSLFATCSYVLIALRHYWPDCLCDVIPGISSVSAAAAIGLWPLALQRDHLLICPCPDTPEELEFELDEAKARGRVLALLKLGHRWDWVQPILKQRLLLSQALFAEKVGWPEQHVRPAENIPASRRPYFSLLLIRQTWPDVLP, from the coding sequence GTGGGAATTGGCCCTGGCGATCCTTCACTACTCACGCTGGCCGCAGTAAAAGCTATTAAGACAAGCGAAGTCATTGCTTATCCCGTAGCTCGTCCGAATACCCATAATAGAATGGCGGCAAAGATCGCTGATCGATGGATTAGGCAGGATCATCAACATCTTCCCTTGCTCTTTCCGATGGTCGATGAAGCCGAAACAAGGCAAAGGGCTTGGACTATCGCGGCTTACACTTTGCAGGACCTCGTCGCTCATGGCAAACGGGTTGTTTTGCTCTGCGAAGGAGATTCATCTCTTTTTGCGACATGCAGCTACGTCTTGATCGCTCTGCGTCATTACTGGCCAGACTGTCTCTGCGACGTCATTCCTGGCATCTCGTCAGTATCGGCAGCAGCAGCCATAGGGCTTTGGCCTCTAGCCTTACAACGAGATCACCTCCTCATATGCCCCTGCCCAGACACTCCCGAAGAGCTAGAGTTTGAATTAGATGAGGCTAAGGCTAGAGGGCGCGTTCTGGCTCTACTAAAGTTAGGGCACCGTTGGGATTGGGTGCAGCCGATTCTCAAACAACGCCTACTTCTTTCTCAGGCTCTCTTTGCCGAAAAAGTTGGATGGCCTGAACAACATGTCAGACCAGCAGAGAACATTCCAGCTAGCCGAAGGCCTTATTTTTCGCTACTTTTAATCCGTCAGACATGGCCCGATGTTCTTCCTTAA
- a CDS encoding sulfotransferase family 2 domain-containing protein → MPVFIKNNHSILFIHIPKTGGGSICDLFEKNGYTLAYHIKGVEPQASLSISPQHLNLRKLKLLVNLNEFSDIFTIVRNPYDRLISEFKWQFRNHNSHLIPDLNDWICNSLEIVKKDPTYADGHFMPMVNFLDKNIPCRIFKFEDGLNIVAQLYSQQYNFDWCINLARLHNSHTFPKNHYSSKKLNKRAILCINKFYKHDFHSFSYPKIRLSKNIRNQSLLDLLPLPNIFQNWYLNTLRECAIILVKRRCEDSQTFRQIKQLNSEIEQMSILIDFLVDKIILLQSRNNKITDELYLETEEKLTILERLKENEYNIQISSKIIKEKDKLLRQSISDLDYLYRRVKGQEEIIKNAKINRYEMISLIQKYKEIKNNL, encoded by the coding sequence ATGCCCGTTTTTATAAAGAATAATCATTCTATTTTATTCATACATATACCAAAGACTGGTGGCGGATCTATATGTGACTTATTTGAGAAAAATGGATATACATTAGCTTATCATATTAAGGGTGTAGAACCACAAGCGTCTCTATCAATTTCACCTCAGCATTTAAATCTCAGAAAGTTAAAATTATTAGTTAATCTCAACGAATTTTCTGACATATTTACTATAGTGAGAAATCCCTATGATCGCTTAATATCAGAATTTAAGTGGCAATTCCGTAATCATAATTCACACTTAATTCCTGATTTAAATGATTGGATTTGTAATTCGCTTGAAATAGTAAAGAAAGATCCAACTTATGCTGATGGTCACTTTATGCCAATGGTTAATTTTTTAGATAAAAATATTCCATGCAGAATATTTAAATTTGAAGATGGTTTAAATATAGTGGCGCAATTATATTCACAACAATATAATTTTGATTGGTGTATTAACCTAGCCAGATTACATAACAGCCATACCTTTCCAAAAAACCATTATTCCAGTAAAAAACTGAATAAACGAGCTATTTTATGTATAAATAAATTCTATAAACATGATTTTCATAGTTTTTCTTATCCAAAAATTAGACTTAGTAAAAATATTAGAAATCAAAGTTTATTAGATTTATTACCATTACCAAACATATTTCAAAATTGGTATTTAAATACTTTACGTGAGTGTGCTATTATATTGGTTAAAAGAAGATGTGAAGATTCTCAGACTTTTAGACAAATTAAGCAACTAAATTCAGAAATTGAGCAAATGAGTATATTAATCGATTTCTTAGTTGATAAAATTATTTTATTACAAAGTAGAAATAATAAAATAACCGATGAACTATACTTAGAAACAGAAGAAAAACTTACTATACTTGAACGACTTAAAGAAAATGAATATAATATCCAAATAAGCTCAAAAATTATTAAAGAAAAGGATAAACTTTTACGGCAGAGTATCTCTGATTTAGATTATCTTTATCGACGAGTAAAAGGGCAAGAAGAAATTATTAAAAATGCAAAAATTAATCGTTATGAAATGATTAGTTTAATCCAAAAATACAAGGAAATCAAAAACAACTTATAA
- a CDS encoding energy-coupling factor transporter transmembrane protein EcfT, translating to MDWLRQIPIGQYVDGSEGWMRRLDPRLKLAWSLVFLLTPVLAGPLWRVALVLILLTITALSGLPRRVWWKSFLVLIILAVVAGLLSVFFPVADPPAAFSIRDPAELPGAVADGPTWDLLRVGPFQLGALRLGPLVVDRASALLGLRTSTLTFTVIHSVNLVLITTTPEDLVWGLSWYLSPLATLGLPIERVGFQLLLALRFLPLVQEELQNLLRSMTSRIVSLRSLGFKAGLGIIFAVSERLLVNILLRAEQGADALVARGGRILGPSRFHLPSEQPSLWINTLAILVLLLVISLRSQYGAL from the coding sequence ATGGACTGGTTGCGCCAGATTCCTATTGGACAGTACGTTGATGGTTCAGAGGGCTGGATGCGACGTCTCGACCCTCGTCTCAAGTTGGCCTGGTCATTGGTGTTCTTATTGACTCCGGTTCTTGCTGGACCGCTTTGGCGTGTCGCATTAGTGCTGATCTTATTAACGATTACCGCGCTGAGTGGGTTACCGCGCAGGGTCTGGTGGAAGTCGTTTCTGGTGCTAATAATCCTGGCCGTTGTAGCCGGACTACTATCGGTATTTTTCCCTGTGGCCGATCCCCCTGCGGCATTCTCCATTCGCGATCCAGCAGAACTTCCCGGTGCCGTCGCCGATGGGCCGACTTGGGATTTACTGCGAGTCGGCCCCTTTCAGTTAGGTGCTTTAAGACTTGGACCTCTCGTAGTAGATCGCGCCTCTGCACTATTGGGCTTGCGCACATCAACGTTAACTTTCACTGTTATTCACAGCGTCAACCTGGTGTTGATTACCACAACACCTGAGGATTTGGTTTGGGGGCTGAGCTGGTATTTATCACCGTTAGCTACCCTGGGGCTGCCGATAGAGCGAGTTGGTTTTCAATTGTTGTTAGCACTACGTTTTTTACCGCTTGTCCAGGAGGAACTACAAAACCTGTTGCGCTCAATGACGAGTCGAATAGTCAGCCTACGCAGCCTTGGCTTCAAGGCTGGCCTGGGAATCATTTTTGCCGTGAGTGAACGTCTCCTAGTTAACATCCTCTTGCGTGCCGAGCAGGGCGCTGATGCTCTTGTAGCTAGGGGTGGTCGCATACTTGGACCATCTAGATTTCACTTACCCTCCGAGCAACCATCGCTGTGGATTAACACCCTAGCCATTCTAGTTTTGTTGCTAGTTATTAGTCTGCGCAGTCAATATGGTGCTCTTTAA
- a CDS encoding glycosyltransferase, which translates to MFTIRDFDKAIDSLNYQKAKLIGRILLNRPSYPESIKLYIEQKIIKSYVNVNNSGKDPFPNFMGKIEQYTDGFLTGWIINTRRYITRASGLLLINQEPYMIINTNQERSDINDNFKKKGYWGFCIPINFFEFSQHAIRLVLTSPYNPGEYITTFNVANVHMPITLQALSLTVEKSIQEIKALKQHNYYSIDRPSFISLLPEQNTLFSDSKCAVSLIMLNLNGSKILKKTLLSILKLMSSKDQLIIIDHASTDNSQDVISQFNDKRIQCIKRDRNYSFSESNNFAIQFAKNDFLIFINNDIILSNNNFTDLIYPLVTNQAEIVGASLVDIPVDLPDNYEINQIPICIQHSGIRILSIDNNYIVGEDIRGNSFEKSNKKYLYRKVPATTSALFAVTKKFFIKIKGFNEAFYYGQEDIHFCLNALINYSARILVSTNFKAYHLHGFTRLNFRGKHCVNKNILDNNLKILNQILFKQMSSYKHRLPFESLPLLRSSTNINIYFLVSDLTLLTKRADIFTAYELATAIENSYHNVRCFFIKSNTQTDLRYCDVLVNMLHNSTLSCLHNLSPSSLKIAWMRNWFDKWAFSNDIDSYNILYSSSKLAIKLLEKLLFKQVHYLPVAASKDSIAASSLQQRSDKKTVSFIGSYFKSPRRIADWLNLNEIDINFELYGYGWESHDLFSRYTKGPIEYNEVIKKYKSSSLVLDDANIATDPWGSVNCRVFDALAAGCPVITNGLLGSQDVFNGLLPVYFDQKSLTHEIKTVLSGNRNNLFKNLQKLVLYKHTYSNRAETIMQDIYYYSAQHKVSICTAIPSFNENPFAWGDLYLARKLRHELENLSLFIIICDINNYLLNALNSSYNICLRGLHQFDSLILSNSLLWIISHPKLVSIEEISMCDKLAIASNTFLNSLLPLRNLYLKTADYIPQFSTINPLITRSEINILYNDSCFNLTQLLDSQQMKSLDFIFVGNTRGVFRDSVRYAIENGFEVKIIGSGWERFVDKSLILAENVPNSILTHIYCSAKVVLCDHWEDMREVGFISNRVYDLINLDVVFLIDNVLGIEIITQSYKKCFVYHDSLSFKQKAIEALDYYDKESLNFLNKTSDEKQCSSTYDQSGLKRLVEIINSKIFFS; encoded by the coding sequence ATGTTTACAATCAGAGACTTTGATAAAGCGATAGATTCACTAAACTATCAAAAAGCTAAGCTGATTGGAAGAATACTTTTAAATCGTCCATCGTATCCGGAGTCTATTAAGCTATATATCGAGCAAAAGATAATCAAATCTTATGTGAATGTAAACAATTCAGGAAAAGATCCGTTTCCCAATTTTATGGGCAAAATTGAACAGTATACTGATGGTTTTTTGACCGGTTGGATTATAAATACTCGAAGATATATTACTAGAGCCAGCGGACTTCTTCTAATAAATCAAGAGCCCTATATGATTATTAATACAAATCAAGAGAGAAGTGATATCAATGACAACTTTAAAAAAAAGGGTTATTGGGGCTTCTGCATACCCATCAATTTTTTTGAGTTTAGCCAACATGCAATTAGATTAGTTTTAACTTCTCCTTATAATCCTGGTGAATATATTACAACTTTCAATGTTGCAAATGTTCATATGCCAATAACTTTGCAGGCACTCAGTTTAACTGTTGAAAAATCAATTCAAGAAATTAAGGCGCTAAAACAACATAATTATTATTCTATTGACAGGCCTAGCTTTATCTCACTTTTGCCTGAACAAAATACTTTATTTAGTGATAGTAAATGCGCAGTTTCGCTTATTATGCTTAACCTCAATGGAAGCAAGATATTAAAAAAAACACTTTTATCTATATTAAAATTAATGAGCTCTAAAGATCAACTAATAATTATTGATCATGCTAGTACTGATAATAGTCAGGATGTAATAAGTCAATTTAATGATAAAAGAATTCAATGTATTAAAAGAGATCGTAATTATAGCTTTTCAGAAAGCAATAACTTTGCAATTCAGTTTGCTAAAAATGATTTTCTTATTTTTATTAATAATGATATAATTTTAAGTAACAATAATTTTACTGATCTTATTTATCCTCTTGTTACAAATCAAGCTGAAATTGTAGGAGCTTCCCTAGTAGATATTCCTGTTGATCTTCCTGATAACTATGAAATTAACCAAATACCAATTTGTATTCAGCATTCTGGTATAAGAATATTATCTATCGATAATAATTATATTGTAGGAGAAGATATTAGAGGTAATTCATTTGAAAAATCTAATAAAAAGTATCTTTACCGCAAAGTTCCTGCTACCACAAGTGCCTTATTTGCAGTTACTAAAAAATTTTTTATTAAAATTAAAGGTTTTAATGAAGCTTTTTATTATGGTCAAGAAGATATACACTTTTGTTTAAATGCATTGATTAATTATTCAGCTAGGATTCTTGTGTCAACTAACTTTAAAGCTTATCATCTTCATGGTTTTACTCGATTAAATTTTAGAGGAAAACATTGTGTTAATAAAAATATTTTAGATAATAATTTGAAAATACTAAATCAAATTTTATTTAAGCAGATGTCTTCTTACAAGCACAGATTACCATTTGAATCATTACCGTTATTAAGAAGCTCTACAAATATAAATATATATTTTTTGGTTAGTGATCTTACTCTTTTAACAAAAAGAGCTGATATTTTCACAGCTTATGAACTTGCAACTGCAATTGAAAATTCATATCATAATGTTCGTTGCTTTTTTATAAAGTCAAATACGCAAACTGATTTAAGATATTGTGATGTTCTTGTAAACATGCTGCATAACTCAACATTATCTTGTTTACATAATTTATCGCCATCATCCTTAAAAATTGCATGGATGAGAAATTGGTTTGATAAATGGGCTTTTTCTAATGATATTGATTCATATAATATCTTATATTCCTCTTCTAAACTTGCTATAAAATTATTAGAGAAATTACTTTTTAAGCAAGTTCATTATTTACCTGTAGCTGCTTCAAAGGATTCTATCGCTGCCTCATCTCTTCAACAGAGATCTGATAAGAAAACTGTATCTTTTATTGGAAGTTATTTTAAATCTCCTAGACGAATTGCTGATTGGCTTAATCTTAATGAAATAGATATTAATTTTGAATTGTATGGATATGGATGGGAATCGCATGATTTATTTTCAAGATATACAAAAGGACCTATCGAATATAATGAGGTTATTAAAAAGTATAAATCTTCGTCTCTTGTTCTAGATGATGCTAATATTGCTACTGATCCTTGGGGATCTGTGAACTGTAGAGTTTTTGATGCGCTGGCTGCTGGTTGTCCTGTAATCACAAACGGACTATTAGGTAGTCAGGATGTATTTAATGGATTATTACCAGTTTATTTTGATCAAAAGTCTCTTACTCATGAGATAAAAACTGTACTTTCAGGTAACCGAAATAATCTTTTCAAAAATTTGCAAAAACTTGTACTTTATAAACATACTTATAGTAATCGCGCTGAGACAATAATGCAAGATATTTATTATTACAGTGCTCAACATAAAGTATCAATATGTACAGCTATTCCTTCATTTAATGAAAATCCTTTTGCCTGGGGGGATCTATATCTTGCTAGAAAGTTGCGTCACGAATTAGAAAATTTATCATTATTTATTATAATCTGTGATATTAATAATTATTTATTAAATGCACTAAATAGTTCTTATAATATATGTTTGCGTGGTTTACATCAATTTGATTCACTTATTTTATCAAACTCTTTGTTATGGATTATTAGTCATCCTAAGCTAGTTTCTATTGAAGAAATATCAATGTGTGACAAACTTGCTATAGCTAGCAATACCTTTTTAAACAGTCTTTTACCTTTAAGAAATCTTTATTTAAAAACTGCTGACTATATTCCTCAATTCTCTACAATAAATCCATTAATTACTCGGTCAGAAATTAATATTTTATATAATGATTCTTGTTTTAATCTTACCCAATTATTAGATTCTCAACAAATGAAATCTTTAGATTTTATTTTTGTAGGTAATACAAGAGGTGTTTTCAGAGACTCAGTGCGTTATGCAATAGAAAATGGTTTTGAAGTCAAGATTATTGGCTCTGGATGGGAGAGATTTGTTGATAAAAGCTTAATTCTTGCTGAAAATGTACCAAATTCTATTCTTACGCATATCTATTGCTCAGCAAAAGTGGTGTTATGTGATCATTGGGAAGACATGCGGGAAGTTGGATTTATTAGCAACAGAGTTTATGACCTAATAAATTTAGATGTTGTATTTTTAATTGATAACGTACTAGGAATTGAGATTATTACTCAGTCTTATAAGAAGTGTTTTGTTTATCATGATTCACTTAGCTTTAAGCAAAAAGCTATTGAAGCCTTAGATTATTATGATAAAGAATCATTAAACTTTTTGAATAAAACTTCTGACGAAAAACAGTGCTCATCAACCTACGACCAATCTGGTTTAAAACGTTTAGTTGAAATTATAAATAGTAAGATTTTCTTTAGTTAA
- a CDS encoding cell division protein SepF has translation MSLISRLRAVVAGDDYLDRGFDDSTYNDDQQGQNQLATQADEDNLATLSNRHPFDLSKNLPGSNVIGMPGISTAIAEVSLMEPRSFDEMPRAIQALRERKAVILNLTMMEPDQAQRAVDFVAGGTFAIDGHQERIGESIFLFAPSCITVTNANQDEVSKPTVVGREIDIAEATDSASAPSPAWGATAL, from the coding sequence GTGTCGTTGATTTCCCGCTTACGTGCTGTTGTCGCTGGTGACGACTATCTTGATCGTGGATTTGACGATTCTACTTACAACGACGACCAACAGGGTCAGAATCAACTTGCAACTCAAGCCGATGAAGATAATTTGGCGACTCTCAGTAATAGGCATCCTTTTGATCTAAGTAAAAATTTGCCCGGTTCCAACGTGATCGGAATGCCAGGAATCAGCACTGCTATTGCCGAAGTCAGCTTAATGGAGCCTCGTAGCTTCGACGAGATGCCGCGAGCTATTCAAGCGCTTCGCGAACGCAAGGCTGTTATACTTAACCTCACGATGATGGAGCCGGACCAAGCGCAAAGGGCGGTCGATTTTGTCGCGGGCGGTACGTTTGCCATTGATGGCCATCAGGAACGTATTGGGGAAAGCATTTTTCTGTTCGCTCCGAGTTGTATCACTGTCACTAACGCCAATCAAGACGAAGTGTCAAAGCCAACTGTTGTGGGTCGAGAAATTGACATAGCAGAAGCTACGGACTCTGCTTCTGCTCCATCGCCAGCATGGGGAGCTACCGCTCTTTAA
- a CDS encoding YggS family pyridoxal phosphate-dependent enzyme, producing MTDFLTNRWTTLMEELPPSVRLLAVSKGHSASTIRSVASFGQQAFGESRLQEALEKQKLLSDLNLQWHFIGHLQKNKVRAVVKTFSVIHSVDSLSLAQRVSRIAVEEGCCPNVLLQIKLRVDPSKGGMERGDLISIWPELQTLPALRITGLMTMAPFGLRVDERQSLFTECRTLADKLKLPECSMGMSGDWHEAVAAGSTLLRLGSAIFGPRLMSRT from the coding sequence TTGACCGACTTTCTAACCAATCGCTGGACGACCTTGATGGAGGAACTTCCCCCTTCTGTCCGTTTACTGGCGGTAAGTAAGGGACATTCCGCGTCGACCATTCGTTCGGTTGCATCGTTCGGACAGCAGGCATTTGGTGAAAGTCGCTTGCAAGAGGCCCTAGAGAAGCAAAAACTGCTTTCTGATCTTAATCTGCAGTGGCATTTTATCGGTCATTTGCAAAAGAATAAAGTGCGCGCTGTGGTGAAAACCTTTTCTGTGATTCATTCAGTAGATTCGCTTTCTTTGGCTCAACGGGTTTCACGCATTGCCGTGGAAGAAGGGTGCTGCCCCAATGTGTTGTTACAGATTAAATTGCGCGTGGATCCCTCAAAAGGCGGTATGGAGCGAGGTGACCTTATCTCAATCTGGCCTGAGTTACAAACGCTACCTGCACTACGGATCACGGGATTAATGACCATGGCTCCCTTTGGATTGAGGGTCGATGAACGTCAATCGCTATTTACAGAGTGTCGAACTTTGGCTGATAAGCTCAAATTGCCGGAGTGTTCGATGGGAATGTCAGGTGATTGGCATGAGGCAGTAGCGGCCGGTAGTACGTTGCTACGCCTGGGATCAGCTATCTTTGGCCCGCGACTCATGTCAAGAACTTAA
- the proC gene encoding pyrroline-5-carboxylate reductase — MTLDNTQSVFGVIGLGRMAQILVNSLLTNGHVAPNSLWAVVGSETSAQKRRAELPIDAHVLAATDPAASNVWKAPFQLLAVKPQQLEAVARSSAPVQNQPMLISILAGVPLDRLQRLFPGHCCVRAVPNTPALVRAGLTALAWGNEVCDGQQRFVKQLFSNIGEVLELPECKLDAFLALTSSGPAFIALVAEAMADGAVAAGLTRDLAHRLAHRTLAGTAELLNQRQLHPAELKDMVSSPGGTTIAGLRHLERAGLRSALIEAVVAAAERSRQLARPVKEEHRAMSDGLKVAKNKAFG; from the coding sequence ATGACGCTTGATAACACGCAGTCTGTCTTCGGAGTGATTGGCCTGGGTCGCATGGCTCAGATACTGGTAAACTCGCTTTTGACTAATGGTCATGTTGCTCCTAACAGTTTGTGGGCTGTAGTGGGATCGGAAACTTCAGCTCAGAAACGTCGAGCTGAGCTTCCGATAGATGCGCACGTCCTTGCAGCAACTGACCCTGCTGCGAGTAATGTTTGGAAAGCTCCGTTTCAGTTGCTTGCAGTGAAGCCTCAGCAGCTGGAAGCCGTAGCAAGGTCAAGTGCTCCGGTGCAAAACCAACCGATGTTGATTTCTATTTTGGCTGGAGTTCCCCTTGATCGTTTGCAACGGCTTTTTCCTGGTCACTGCTGTGTGCGAGCGGTGCCCAACACACCAGCGCTAGTCAGAGCCGGTTTGACAGCACTGGCCTGGGGCAATGAAGTTTGTGATGGGCAGCAGCGGTTTGTAAAGCAATTGTTCAGCAACATAGGAGAGGTTTTAGAGCTACCAGAATGCAAACTCGACGCTTTTCTCGCCCTCACTTCGTCTGGGCCAGCCTTTATTGCTTTAGTTGCAGAAGCAATGGCTGACGGTGCTGTCGCAGCCGGGTTAACCAGAGATCTTGCTCATCGCTTGGCCCATCGCACGCTTGCTGGAACAGCAGAGCTATTAAATCAACGTCAACTACATCCCGCAGAACTGAAGGACATGGTTAGTTCCCCTGGTGGAACAACTATTGCCGGGCTCCGGCACCTGGAACGCGCTGGGTTGCGCTCTGCTCTGATCGAAGCAGTGGTGGCTGCTGCCGAGCGAAGTCGCCAACTGGCACGACCTGTTAAGGAAGAACATCGGGCCATGTCTGACGGATTAAAAGTAGCGAAAAATAAGGCCTTCGGCTAG
- a CDS encoding glycosyltransferase family 4 protein, which translates to MVQIAWLGKKSPFCGNVSYGLSTTKALRSRGHQTHFIHFDTPHSPERNGISLLANDPDVSLPYLVKSQVYTIPSPRAQRELRDSLERLKPDLVHASLTLSPLDFRLPELCQQLSVPLVATFHPAFDSGLRNLTAGTQQLTYQLYAPALARYDRVIVFSQLQADVLIKLGVPAKRLAVIPNGVDTDLWSPASPGTASLLQRSVRERLGKERIFLYMGRLATEKNVEALLRAWRLVSPEGCRLVVVGDGPLSSTFQNQFNDPQILWWGYEPDLETRVALLQCAEVFLLPSLVEGLSLALLEAMATGTACVATDAGADGEVLAGGAGIVMKTQEVTTQLRTLLPVLRDQPVLTAALGRGARKRALERYTLSGNIDAIERLYEELIHSNSLATLHSQAKST; encoded by the coding sequence TTGGTGCAGATTGCCTGGCTTGGAAAGAAGTCGCCCTTCTGTGGCAACGTCTCCTATGGGCTGAGCACCACCAAGGCGCTCCGAAGTCGGGGCCACCAAACCCATTTCATTCACTTCGACACGCCTCACAGTCCGGAACGAAATGGGATCTCACTATTAGCCAATGATCCAGACGTTAGCCTCCCCTACTTAGTAAAGTCTCAGGTCTACACCATTCCGTCGCCTAGAGCCCAACGGGAATTGCGAGATTCCCTAGAAAGACTCAAGCCAGACCTAGTCCACGCCAGCCTTACCCTTTCCCCACTTGACTTCCGTCTACCAGAGCTGTGCCAGCAGCTGAGCGTGCCTTTGGTTGCAACATTTCATCCAGCTTTTGATTCTGGGCTACGCAATCTCACCGCTGGCACTCAACAACTCACGTACCAGCTCTATGCGCCTGCTCTAGCGCGTTACGACCGAGTGATCGTGTTCTCTCAACTCCAGGCAGACGTGTTGATCAAACTTGGTGTTCCGGCTAAGCGACTCGCCGTGATTCCCAATGGCGTAGACACTGATCTCTGGTCTCCAGCAAGTCCAGGCACCGCCTCTCTCCTGCAGAGAAGTGTGCGTGAACGACTAGGTAAGGAACGGATTTTTCTGTATATGGGTCGACTCGCCACAGAGAAAAATGTCGAAGCTCTGCTACGAGCATGGCGCTTGGTTTCACCCGAAGGATGTCGCCTAGTAGTAGTCGGAGACGGACCTTTGAGTAGCACTTTTCAGAATCAATTTAATGATCCACAGATCCTCTGGTGGGGGTATGAGCCAGATTTAGAGACACGCGTAGCACTTTTGCAATGTGCCGAGGTGTTTTTGCTACCAAGTCTTGTTGAGGGGTTATCCCTGGCCTTGTTAGAAGCCATGGCTACAGGTACCGCCTGTGTTGCCACTGATGCGGGTGCTGATGGTGAGGTCTTGGCTGGGGGAGCTGGAATCGTAATGAAGACACAAGAAGTCACCACCCAACTACGCACCTTGCTGCCTGTCTTGCGTGATCAACCAGTGCTTACCGCTGCGTTGGGGCGTGGAGCCCGAAAACGTGCATTAGAGCGTTACACGCTTAGCGGTAACATTGATGCAATTGAACGTCTTTACGAAGAATTAATACACTCTAATAGTTTAGCAACTTTGCACAGCCAAGCAAAATCCACATAG